A genomic stretch from Malus domestica chromosome 15, GDT2T_hap1 includes:
- the LOC103455940 gene encoding uncharacterized protein, protein MNHTDTEMMETAAPSNTGQGDVVRDLLTLSRQLLNQGKPSQALQAVVMAMRTRGGEEAVFQSLHRARELYRSRLQESAAADQLASLFAECAIAEAHPWKTEPEAAGNVGGPSVGPGPDDQGSSILAETGRMQVVLDAFSDGSSFICLQCGGLVSNHRKDEHYTYWCCQT, encoded by the exons ATGAACCATACGGACACGGAGATGATGGAGACGGCGGCGCCGTCCAACACCGGCCAAGGCGACGTCGTCAGGGACTTGCTCACATTGTCTCGCCAGCTCCTTAATCAAGGCAAGCCTTCCCAGGCCCTTCAAGCG GTTGTTATGGCAATGAGAACAAGGGGTGGGGAGGAGGCTGTATTTCAGTCCTTACATCGTGCTCGTGAGCTGTACAGAAGTAGATTGCAAGAAAGCGCTGCTGCTGATCAACTAGCTTCTTTGTTTGCGGAGTGTGCAATTGCCGAAGCTCATCCTTGGAAGACTGAACCAGAAGCAGCAGGTAACGTGGGTGGTCCGTCAGTTGGTCCTGGACCTGATGATCAAGGAAGTTCCATACTGGCGGAAACTGGCAGGATGCAGGTTGTGTTGGATGCATTTTCAGATGGGAGTAGCTTCATTTGTTTACAGTGTGGAGGTCTAGTTAGCAATCACCGCAAAGACGAGCACTACACATACTGGTGTTGCCAAACTTGA
- the LOC103415433 gene encoding probable inactive receptor kinase At5g67200: protein MLRKWQLLLLLLSLCTSTLTSSRPSLAHPSLPPDALALLAFKSKADLHDALPFSSNATAVQSICRWTGVQCAARYKIVRLVIKSQNLGGIFAPDTLTRLDQLRVLSLQNNSLTGPVPDLAGFTNLKTLFLDHNSFSGSFPPSLSSLYLLRTLDLSYNNLTGSLPAFLITDLDRLYYLRLEWNRFTGPVPALNQSNLQTFNVSGNNLTGAIPVTPTLLRFGASSFSWNPFLCGEIVNKECNDTTPFFGTTEAHGAPPPAKALGQSSAEDIQGVELTQPSHKKHRRTAVIIGFSSGVFFLICSLLCFAMAVKKQRTPQTRKTVNSAGPTVTEETAAAVVEIEEELEQKVKKAQGIQVVKSGSLMFCAGEPQLYSLDQLMRASAELLGKGTIGKTYKAVLDIRLIASVKRLDAGKLGGTSREVFERHLESVGALRHPNLVPLRAYFQAKDERLLVYDYQPNGSVFSLVHGKSTRARPLHWTSCLKIAEDVAQGLSYIHQAWKLVHGNLKSSNVLLGSNFEACLTDYCLSVLATPTPTSEADPDSTAYKAPETRTNSSNDHDHYRQRRQPTPKSDVYAFGVLLVELLTGKPPSQHLVLAPDDTMEWVRSLREDDCDDGHDKMAMLLDVAIACSSTSPEQRPTMWQVLKMLQEIKEEMISSMEEVESELRRTHMLAS from the exons ATGCTCAGGAAATGGCAGCTCCTTTTACTTCTTCTCTCACTCTGCACCTCCACACTTACTTCCTCTAGGCCTTCCCTCGCTCATCCATCTCTCCCACCCGACGCTCTCGCGCTCCTCGCCTTCAAATCCAAAGCGGATTTACATGACGCCCTCCCCTTCTCTTCCAACGCCACCGCCGTCCAGTCCATCTGCCGCTGGACTGGCGTCCAATGCGCCGCCCGGTACAAAATAGTTCGCCTCGTAATCAAGTCCCAGAACCTCGGCGGCATTTTCGCGCCTGACACCCTGACTCGGTTGGACCAACTCAGAGTCCTGAGTCTGCAGAACAACTCGCTTACCGGACCGGTTCCCGACCTCGCTGGATTCACTAACCTCAAAACCCTCTTCCTCGACCACAACTCCTTCTCGGGTTCCTTCCCGCCATCGCTCTCCTCCCTCTACCTCCTCCGAACCCTCGATTTGTCGTACAACAACCTCACCGGATCATTACCCGCATTTCTAATCACCGATCTGGACCGGCTGTACTACCTTCGTCTCGAATGGAACCGGTTCACTGGACCGGTCCCGGCGCTAAACCAGTCCAACCTCCAGACCTTCAATGTCTCCGGAAACAACCTCACCGGTGCAATCCCTGTCACTCCGACTCTGCTCCGGTTCGGTGCATCCTCCTTCTCTTGGAACCCCTTCCTCTGCGGCGAGATTGTGAACAAAGAATGCAACGATACGACACCCTTTTTTGGTACTACTGAAGCCCACGGAGCCCCTCCGCCAGCGAAGGCGCTCGGGCAGAGCAGTGCAGAAGATATCCAGGGCGTTGAGTTGACTCAGCCTAGTCACAAAAAGCACAGAAGAACTGCCGTCATTATTGGGTTTTCCTCCGGCGTCTTCTTCCTGATCTGCTCCCTTCTCTGTTTCGCAATGGCGGTGAAGAAACAAAGGACACCCCAAACCCGCAAAACAGTTAATTCGGCGGGACCAACCGTAACGGAGGAAACAGCGGCGGCGGTCGTGGAAATAGAAGAGGAGCTGGAGCAGAAGGTGAAGAAGGCGCAGGGGATTCAAGTGGTGAAGAGCGGGAGCCTCATGTTCTGCGCGGGAGAGCCGCAGCTGTACTCGCTGGACCAGCTGATGCGGGCTTCGGCGGAGCTGCTGGGGAAGGGGACGATCGGGAAGACGTACAAGGCGGTGCTGGACATCCGCCTGATCGCGAGCGTAAAGAGGCTCGATGCCGGGAAGCTGGGTGGGACTAGCAGAGAGGTGTTCGAGCGGCACCTGGAGTCGGTGGGTGCGCTGAGACACCCGAATCTCGTGCCGCTAAGAGCATATTTTCAGGCGAAGGACGAGCGGCTGCTCGTCTACGATTACCAGCCTAACGGCAGCGTCTTCTCCCTCGTTCACG GGAAATCAACAAGGGCAAGGCCGCTGCACTGGACATCCTGCTTGAAAATAGCAGAGGACGTAGCACAAGGCCTCTCCTACATCCACCAAGCATGGAAGCTCGTCCACGGCAATCTCAAGTCCTCCAACGTCCTTCTTGGCTCCAACTTCGAAGCATGTCTCACCGACTACTGCCTCTCCGTTCTCGCCACCCCTACCCCAACGTCCGAAGCGGACCCCGATTCAACTGCGTACAAAGCCCCGGAGACTCGCACCAACTCATCAAACGATCACGATCATTATCGACAACGGCGGCAACCAACTCCAAAGTCCGATGTCTATGCATTCGGGGTTTTGTTGGTGGAGCTTCTCACGGGGAAGCCTCCATCGCAACACTTAGTCTTAGCGCCGGATGATACGATGGAATGGGTGAGATCTTTGAGGGAAGATGATTGTGACGATGGGCATGATAAGATGGCAATGCTGCTGGACGTGGCGATCGCTTGCAGTTCAACTTCGCCGGAGCAGAGACCGACCATGTGGCAGGTGTTGAAGATGTTACAGGAGATTAAAGAGGAGATGATATCATCCATGGAGGAGGTTGAAAGTGAATTGAGACGAACACACatgctagctagctag
- the LOC103455945 gene encoding uncharacterized protein At4g06744-like, whose amino-acid sequence MRSSDSTKALVSFSTFFFLLSYLCIPSCVAVAFSLHENSSPVTNYSNRQTLEFDLGGHRRRGSGHRSHQKHKTPPAAPPPPPVPPPQVPLRPPQAPPPTKLPDNQLVFADQRLKIVYPIIQNFKSLITSDPLNITKTWVGSNICSYKGFYCDSPPNNSSAIALASIDFNGFQLGAPSLDGFLDQLPDIALFHANSNNFSGTVSPAIANLPYLYELDISNNQFSGAFPSAVLGMNTLGFLDIRFNFFTGAVPPEIFTQELDALFLNNNNFMQNLPDNLGSSHILLLTLANNKFTGSIPSGISKAFAALTEVLLLNNQLTGCLPYEIGLLKQALVLDVGNNQLTGPLPFSLACLENVEQLNFAGNLLHGMVPEVVCHELQSLENFSLSDNYFTNVGPICRSLIGKGVLDVTNNCVPDLPFQRPVEECADFFAHPRFCPFMWTYTYIPCKPPGFGSLFPPLPPPP is encoded by the coding sequence ATGAGAAGCTCTGATTCCACCAAAGCTCTAGTTTCATTCTCaaccttcttttttcttctatcCTATCTTTGTATTCCTAGTTGTGTAGCAGTAGCATTCTCGTTGCATGAAAATTCTTCTCCCGTAACAAACTATTCCAACAGACAAACCCTCGAGTTCGATTTAGGTGGCCACCGCAGAAGAGGCAGCGGACACAGAAGCCACCAAAAGCACAAAACCCCAccagcagcaccaccaccaccaccggtACCACCACCACAAGTACCACTACGGCCGCCACAAGCACCTCCTCCTACAAAATTGCCAGACAACCAACTTGTATTTGCAGACCAAAGGCTCAAAATAGTCTACCCAATTATCCAAAACTTCAAGTCCCTTATCACCTCAGATCCACTAAACATCACAAAAACGTGGGTGGGATCCAACATATGCAGTTACAAAGGCTTCTACTGTGACAGCCCTCCAAACAACAGCTCCGCCATTGCCCTCGCCTCGATCGACTTCAACGGATTCCAACTAGGGGCCCCTTCTCTCGACGGATTTCTCGACCAGCTCCCGGACATTGCCCTCTTCCATGCAAACTCCAACAATTTTTCCGGCACTGTCTCCCCCGCCATTGCCAACCTCCCCTACCTCTACGAACTCGACATAAGCAACAACCAATTCTCCGGGGCGTTTCCCTCCGCCGTTCTCGGCATGAACACCCTAGGTTTCTTGGACATAAGGTTCAATTTCTTCACTGGGGCAGTCCCACCGGAGATTTTCACTCAAGAACTTGACGCCCTATTCCTAAACAACAACAATTTCATGCAGAATCTTCCCGACAATCTCGGCAGCTCTCATATTCTCCTCCTCACCTTAGCAAACAACAAATTCACGGGCTCGATTCCATCGGGCATTTCAAAAGCTTTCGCTGCTCTGACTGAGGTTCTGCTACTGAACAACCAGCTCACAGGATGCTTGCCTTACGAAATAGGGTTGCTAAAACAGGCCTTAGTTTTAGATGTCGGAAACAACCAGTTAACCGGGCCGTTACCGTTTTCACTGGCGTGCCTCGAAAACGTGGAGCAGCTGAATTTTGCGGGTAACTTGTTGCATGGCATGGTACCTGAGGTGGTGTGTCATGAGCTGCAAAGCTTGGAGAACTTTTCGCTGTCCGATAATTACTTCACAAATGTTGGTCCGATTTGTAGAAGCTTGATCGGGAAAGGAGTGCTCGATGTTACGAACAACTGCGTTCCCGATCTTCCGTTTCAGAGACCGGTGGAGGAATGTGCGGATTTCTTTGCGCACCCAAGGTTTTGTCCCTTCATGTGGACTTATACTTACATTCCATGTAAGCCTCCTGGTTTTGGTTCTTTGTTTCCTCCATTGCCTCCTCCACCGTGA
- the LOC103455944 gene encoding probable WRKY transcription factor 7, giving the protein MALELMMGLIDSFAAKGEENAVKEAASAGIQSVEKFISLISQHHHQSLSSNTEDATEYKAVADMAVTKFRKVISLLDKGRTGHARFRKAPVTQIPTPSISEPHDQETEQPSVFRTEQSSAFKVYCPTPVVYLPPLPQNPHPKTTPVMLTKGIGCAERKMDSAAAATISFSPSAPKTAANSFISSLTAGDAAEQSISSGFQFTNMSQSSSGRPPLSSSSLKRKCSSVDNVSRLRCGSTTGRCHCSKTRKLKVKRVIRVPAISMKLADIPPDDYSWRKYGQKPIKGSPYPRGYYKCSSERGCLARKHVERAVDDPTMLIVTYEGDHNHSLCVTDPTATLILESS; this is encoded by the exons ATGGCCCTGGAACTAATGATGGGATTGATTGACAGTTTTGCAGCGAAGGGGGAGGAGAATGCCGTGAAGGAGGCGGCCTCCGCCGGAATCCAGAGCGTCGAGAAGTTTATCAGCTTGATTTCGCAACACCACCACCAGTCCTTGTCGTCGAACACGGAAGATGCAACGGAGTATAAAGCGGTGGCGGACATGGCAGTGACCAAGTTCAGGAAGGTCATTTCGTTGTTGGACAAAGGAAGAACCGGCCACGCCCGGTTCCGGAAAGCTCCGGTAACCCAAATTCCGACACCTTCAATTTCAGAACCCCATGATCAAGAAACAGAGCAACCTTCTGTTTTCAGAACAGAACAATCTTCTGCTTTCAAGGTTTACTGTCCGACGCCGGTGGTTTACCTTCCGCCGCTGCCGCAAAATCCTCATCCAAAAACCACTCCGGTTATGCTGACAAAAGGTATTGGGTGCGCTGAGAGAAAGATGGATTCTGCCGCTGCTGCTACCATCAGTTTCTCGCCTTCGGCACCCAAAACTGCCGCGAACTCGTTCATTTCTTCTTTAACAGCTGGGGACGCTGCTGAGCAATCGATCTCTTCtgggtttcaattcacaaacaTGTCGCAGTCGTCTTCCGGTAGGCCGCCGCTGTCTTCGTCGTCGTTGAAGAGGAAGTGCAGCTCCGTCGACAATGTTTCTCGTCTCCGGTGCGGCTCTACTACGGGGCGTTGCCACTGTTCGAAGACAAG GAAACTTAAAGTGAAAAGAGTTATTAGGGTTCCTGCAATTAGTATGAAATTGGCTGATATTCCACCTGATGATTATTCTTGGAGAAAGTACGGTCAAAAACCCATCAAGGGTTCCCCTTATCCAAG AGGGTATTACAAGTGTAGCAGCGAGAGAGGTTGCCTTGCACGCAAGCACGTGGAGCGCGCTGTAGACGATCCCACCATGCTGATCGTGACCTACGAAGGCGATCACAATCACTCCCTCTGCGTTACCGATCCAACGGCCACCCTTATCCTCGAATCGTCTTGA
- the LOC103455943 gene encoding cysteine proteinase mucunain-like yields the protein MRPYRSSPVVAILLLTIFTVSSALDMSIISYDSKSSGSWRTDDEVMSIYEGWLVEHGKAYNALGEKERRFQIFKDNLRYIDEQNSKNLSYKLGLNRFADLSNEEYRNTYLGAKTRAQMKRVSNRNTKSDRYAPRVGDSLPDSVDWRKEGAVSPVKDQGSCGSCWAFSTISAVEGINKLVTGDLISLSEQELVDCDRTYNEGCNGGLMDYGFEFIINNGGIDSEEDYPYKGYDATCDTYRKNAKVVSIDDYEDVPTYNEKALQKAVANQPIAVAIEGGGRDFQLYNSGVFTGRCGTALDHGVTVVGYGTDDGLDYWIVRNSWGGSWGEEGYIRMQRNLGNTANGICGIAMEPSYPIKKGQNPPNPGPSPPSPVKPPSVCDNHYSCPESNTCCCIYEYANYCFAWGCCPLEGATCCDDHYSCCPSDYPVCDVNAGACLMSKGNPLGVKALKRTPAKPHWAIGGGKSSSA from the exons ATGCGGCCGTACCGATCATCGCCGGTCGTGGCGATCCTCCTCCTCACGATCTTCACCGTCTCATCGGCCCTCGACATGTCGATCATCTCCTACGACAGCAAGTCGTCGGGCAGCTGGAGGACAGACGATGAGGTGATGTCGATATACGAGGGGTGGCTGGTGGAGCACGGAAAGGCATACAacgctttgggagagaaggagagaagGTTCCAGATCTTCAAGGACAACCTTAGGTACATCGACGAACAAAACTCCAAGAACCTCAGCTACAAGCTCGGTCTGAACAGGTTCGCCGATCTGTCGAACGAGGAGTACCGGAACACTTACCTCGGCGCCAAGACTCGCGCGCAGATGAAGCGGGTGTCCAACAGGAACACCAAGAGCGACCGGTACGCGCCACGTGTCGGCGATTCGTTGCCCGACTCCGTTGATTGGAGGAAGGAGGGCGCGGTGAGTCCAGTCAAAGACCAAGGCAGCTGCG GGAGTTGCTGGGCATTCTCAACTATCTCCGCCGTGGAAGGTATCAATAAGCTAGTCACCGGAGATCTCATCTCCCTATCTGAGCAGGAGCTGGTAGACTGCGATAGAACGTACAATGAAGGCTGCAATGGAGGTCTTATGGACTATGGTTTCGAGTTCATCATCAACAATGGCGGCATTGATAGCGAAGAGGACTATCCTTACAAAGGATATGATGCCACATGTGACACCTACAGG AAAAATGCCAAGGTTGTTTCGATTGACGATTACGAAGATGTTCCTACATACAATGAGAAAGCACTGCAGAAGGCTGTTGCCAATCAGCCAATTGCCGTTGCCATTGAAGGGGGTGGCAGAGACTTCCAGTTGTATAACTCC GGTGTGTTTACGGGACGTTGTGGGACAGCACTAGACCATGGTGTTACAGTTGTGGGATATGGCACGGACGACGGACTTGATTACTGGATAGTGAGAAACTCATGGGGTGGAAGCTGGGGAGAGGAGGGATACATCAGGATGCAGCGTAATCTGGGCAACACCGCCAATGGGATATGTGGAATTGCCATGGAGCCTTCTTACCCCATCAAGAAAGGCCAGAATCCCCCTAACCCTGGCCCTTCTCCTCCGTCTCCGGTAAAGCCCCCGTCAGTTTGTGACAACCACTACTCCTGCCCTGAGAGCAACACCTGCTGCTGTATCTATGAGTATGCAAACTATTGCTTTGCTTGGGGATGTTGTCCACTCGAAGGAGCCACCTGCTGTGACGACCATTACAGTTGCTGCCCAAGTGACTATCCCGTGTGCGATGTCAATGCCGGAGCTTGTCTGATG AGCAAGGGCAATCCGTTGGGGGTGAAGGCATTGAAGCGCACCCCCGCAAAACCTCACTGGGCCATTGGTGGTGGAAAGAGCAGCAGTGCTTAA
- the LOC114824058 gene encoding uncharacterized protein has product MSRLITRRRSVTNAPPALSPSTAPAVSAPLIGEPTPFIEATATTSQVPLSSTSSVSVQFLNARRPHRRRRDSESSIHSSSSSRVEDGGSPPAKKNTRGPNRMLKAAQMVRLSASLIKIAYDSRHRGAATSQQHSIVVTSCGYVIKNCCPMQWKSWVEIPEETKILVRDKLSVNFDFKDISPEVITYLDETFANRYKNWKSDLHAHFKIWGDVETARLQGCPSELADRREDWEWLCNHFTDPKFVKKSIAGKIARESKTLLHHSGSKPFSYRLEARREEGSKFPEIDVFNDVYVQPGDETSEQLYASMVEKRDVVLQEATSQLPPDTPIEDVTVSDDAGFEIMTEVLNQKFGRRHGKVVRGMGKARVRETGASSSRSTTGEVNALKEEVTTLKGQLVAQNEQMKVQNEQLRAENKQMKAQVRTHDDKMNMILQALAISGLQIQMPSPDLVPPSTSQPFHPTDT; this is encoded by the exons ATGTCGCGGTTGATCACTCGTCGTAGGAGTGTGACCAATGCGCCTCCCGCATTATCACCATCTACTGCTCCGGCCGTGAGTGCTCCATTGATTGGGGAGCCTACACCTTTCATTGAGGCTACTGCTACGACATCCCAGGTGCCATTATCATCGACGTCATCAGTGTCCGTTCAGTTTCTCAATGCACGGCGGCCTCACCGGCGCCGCCGTGATTCAGAGTCTTCTATTCACAGTTCCTCGTCATCCAGAGTCGAGGATGGGGGCTCCCCTCcag CTAAAAAAAACACCAGGGGGCCTAATCGAATGCTGAAGGCGGCACAAATGGTACGTCTGTCCGCCTCCTTGATCAAGATTGCATATGACTCGCGACATCGTGGAGCGGCTACCTCACAGCAACATAGTATCGTCGTTACTAGCTGTGGTTatgttattaaaaattgttGTCCTATGCAATGGAAATCTTGGGTAGAAATTCCCGAGGAGACGAAGATACTGGTGCGAGACAAGTTGTCg GTCAATTTTGATTTTAAGGACATATCCCCCGAGGTCATCACCTACTTAGATGAGACCTTTGCAAACCggtacaaaaattggaagagcGATCTTCATGCGCATTTTAAGATATGGGGTGATGTGGAGACTGCTCGCCTACAGGGTTGCCCATCCGAGTTGGCGGACCGGCGAGAGGATTGGGAGTGGCTTTGCAACCATTTTACGGACCCAAAATTTGTG AAGAAATCTATTGCTGGCAAGATTGCTCGGGAGTCAAAGACACTTCTCCACCATTCCGGTTCGAAACCCTTTTCGTATAGGCTTGAGGCACGACGTGAG gagGGTTCTAAGTTCCCAGAGATCGACGTGTTCAATGACGTTTACGTTCAACCTGGCGATGAGACCAGTGAGCAGCTTTAT GCTTCTATGGTGGAAAAGCGTGATGTTGTTCTCCAAGAAGCAACATCGCAACTTCCCCCGGATACCCCGATTGAGGACGTCACTGTATCCGATGATGCAGGTTTTGAGATCATGACTGAGGTCCTGAATCAGAAGTTCGGTCGTCGTCATGGCAAAGTTGTTCGGGGCATGGGGAAGGCGCGTGTTCGTGAAACGGGTGCCTCCTCTTCCAGATCGACCACAGGAGAGGTCAATGCTCTGAAGGAGGAAGTGACAACCTTAAAAGGTCAGCTTGTAGCCCAGAATGAGCAGATGAAGGTTCAGAACGAGCAGTTGAGGGCCGAGAACAAGCAGATGAAGGCTCAGGTTAGGACCCATGACGACAAGATGAATATGATTCTACAGGCCTTAGCGATATCCGGTCTTCAAATCCAGATGCCATCACCTGATCTTGTTCCACCTTCGACTTCCCAGCCATTTCATCCAACTGATACCTAG